The following are encoded together in the Pirellulales bacterium genome:
- a CDS encoding aminotransferase class I/II-fold pyridoxal phosphate-dependent enzyme produces MSNDSHNSNSPSAPFKIEVAERVKRLPQAYLFGKINALMYQKRRAGADVIDLGMGNPHDPPSDLVIEKLCEAAREAENHGYNPSIGILNLRREVAGKYLRKYGVRLDPESQVIVCLGSKEGFSHACLALLGPGDSAIVPAPSYPAHVYGVTLAAGNAIALEIADPQKYLSNVAYSCQHLYPRPKLVIVNFPHNPSAVTIDPEFYVELVQLAKRYGFMVISDMAYGDIGFDGYQPPSFLATPGALDVGIELTTMSKGYNMAGWRVGYATGNAEMLKALATVKAYYDYGMFLPIQVAAIVALRDTDAAVEEQARMYQRRRDVLVEGLRRLGWDITPPRAGMFVWAKIPPRWTSQMDSVNFAMKLLEEGDIVVSPGGGFGPAGEGFVRMALVENEARLRQALRQIGRCLGTEPHSAAASAVEQAHESEIAG; encoded by the coding sequence ATGTCGAACGATTCGCACAATTCAAACTCTCCGAGCGCCCCCTTCAAGATTGAAGTGGCGGAGCGGGTCAAGCGGCTGCCACAGGCCTACCTGTTCGGCAAGATTAACGCGCTGATGTACCAGAAGCGTCGCGCGGGCGCCGATGTGATTGACCTGGGCATGGGCAATCCACATGACCCGCCAAGTGATCTGGTCATCGAAAAGCTGTGCGAGGCGGCGCGCGAAGCGGAGAACCACGGTTACAATCCGTCGATTGGCATCCTCAATTTGCGCCGCGAAGTCGCCGGCAAATACTTGCGAAAATATGGTGTGCGGCTCGATCCCGAGAGCCAGGTCATCGTATGCCTGGGATCGAAAGAGGGATTCAGCCACGCGTGCCTTGCCCTGTTGGGACCAGGAGACTCCGCGATTGTGCCGGCGCCGAGTTACCCGGCCCACGTCTATGGCGTGACGCTGGCGGCAGGCAATGCGATTGCGCTGGAAATTGCCGACCCGCAAAAGTACCTGTCGAACGTGGCCTACTCGTGCCAGCATCTTTACCCGCGGCCCAAGCTGGTGATCGTCAATTTTCCGCACAATCCGTCGGCGGTGACGATCGACCCCGAGTTTTATGTGGAGCTGGTGCAACTAGCCAAGCGTTACGGCTTTATGGTCATCAGCGACATGGCGTATGGCGACATTGGCTTTGACGGGTATCAGCCGCCGAGTTTTTTGGCCACTCCGGGGGCGCTCGACGTGGGGATTGAGCTCACCACGATGAGCAAGGGCTACAACATGGCGGGTTGGCGAGTGGGCTACGCGACCGGCAACGCCGAGATGCTCAAGGCTTTGGCCACGGTCAAGGCGTACTACGACTACGGCATGTTCTTGCCGATTCAAGTGGCCGCGATCGTGGCGCTGCGCGACACCGACGCCGCAGTGGAGGAGCAAGCGCGCATGTATCAACGCCGCCGCGATGTGCTGGTGGAAGGATTGCGACGGCTGGGATGGGACATTACGCCGCCGCGGGCTGGGATGTTTGTCTGGGCCAAGATCCCGCCGCGCTGGACGTCGCAGATGGACTCGGTGAACTTTGCGATGAAACTGCTGGAAGAGGGGGACATTGTGGTATCCCCTGGCGGCGGATTTGGACCGGCGGGAGAGGGCTTTGTGCGCATGGCCCTGGTGGAGAACGAAGCCCGCCTGCGCCAGGCATTGCGGCAGATTGGCCGTTGCCTGGGGACAGAACCCCACAGCGCCGCAGCAAGCGCCGTCGAGCAGGCGCACGAATCGGAGATTGCCGGCTAA
- a CDS encoding redox-sensing transcriptional repressor Rex: MDATRGANEANKPEVTVPKAVVSRLSLYLRELQQLVRDGHQTTSSNQLGKMLGFTDAQVRKDLAYFGHFGYPGIGYRCDELIGAIKRILGTHLQWNVALIGAGNLGRALLGYKGFQQQGFRVVAAFDNDASKVGDKIEGVEVFHLDDLPRLTKSLKIRLAIVAVPAVAAQGVADRLVASGIDGVLNFAPMTISLPGTVRQVGVDLAIELEQLAFAVANRQSES, from the coding sequence ATCGACGCAACGCGGGGTGCGAACGAGGCCAACAAGCCCGAGGTGACGGTACCGAAGGCAGTGGTTAGCCGTTTGAGCCTTTACTTGCGCGAGCTTCAACAGCTTGTCCGCGATGGGCACCAGACGACCAGCTCGAACCAGCTAGGCAAAATGCTGGGATTCACCGACGCGCAGGTGCGAAAGGACTTGGCCTACTTCGGACATTTTGGCTACCCAGGCATTGGCTACCGCTGCGACGAGTTGATCGGCGCGATCAAGCGAATCCTGGGAACACACCTGCAATGGAATGTGGCGCTCATCGGGGCAGGCAACCTGGGGCGAGCCTTGTTGGGCTACAAAGGGTTTCAGCAGCAAGGCTTTCGGGTGGTGGCGGCGTTCGACAACGACGCGAGCAAGGTGGGGGACAAGATCGAAGGGGTGGAGGTTTTTCATCTCGACGATTTACCGAGGCTGACCAAATCGCTCAAGATTCGCCTGGCCATCGTGGCGGTGCCGGCAGTGGCGGCGCAGGGGGTGGCCGATCGCCTGGTGGCGAGCGGCATCGATGGGGTGCTCAACTTCGCGCCGATGACGATCTCGCTGCCGGGCACGGTCCGACAGGTAGGGGTCGATTTGGCAATCGAACTCGAACAACTTGCTTTTGCGGTGGCTAACCGACAAAGCGAGTCGTAG
- a CDS encoding tetratricopeptide repeat protein has protein sequence MMLVVTSAAAEVAARLLGYTPFLAKNANIRVEPAGRLYRKHPTLGYAPIPGRQQICYDGKYRWYATHDALGHRITHPIAEIHSPPRPQIWLFGCSYTHGYSLNDEDSLAWRLQERLPQYEIVNFAAPGYSTLHSVIQLREALATGPAPRAAVLLYAQFHDERNPFLRQRRKMVAPFNRLGPLTQPYAQLGADGTLRVGMADSVYREPPLLRHSALVNALDEWWNRGEANRTPVREISRRLLLEFAQVAKQRQVASCVAGIQPSTKTQVMLEACRQAGVATLDISFNYERDDNWNPADRWHPSLRANEEMAERLELGLASQILFDDQQQRLAVDPTDPLTNLYCGVHRLSAGAGDARDCLRRAADSLPTDYRSRYWLGMSFANEEPVQFELAERELRASIGLAPESAESHASLGQLLSRQGKQHEAVELLHAALVLRPRMPHAENELAWLWATCSDEQIRRPQEAVALAQSACRQTQGSIPSYLDTLAAALAATGEFEQAANTARQALRLAQQQGQESEFIRQRLRLYEQRLPYRSPRMPLLPQIGG, from the coding sequence ATGATGCTTGTGGTGACATCCGCGGCCGCCGAGGTCGCGGCCCGTCTCTTAGGGTATACTCCGTTTCTCGCTAAGAATGCCAACATCCGGGTCGAGCCAGCCGGACGGCTCTATCGCAAGCATCCCACGCTCGGCTATGCGCCAATCCCTGGCCGCCAGCAAATCTGCTACGACGGCAAGTACCGCTGGTATGCCACTCACGACGCTTTGGGGCATCGTATTACGCATCCAATTGCAGAAATCCATTCGCCGCCGCGCCCCCAAATCTGGCTCTTCGGCTGTTCGTACACGCATGGATATTCCCTCAATGACGAGGACTCGCTGGCCTGGCGATTGCAAGAGCGCTTGCCGCAATACGAAATCGTCAACTTCGCCGCCCCCGGGTACAGCACCCTCCATTCGGTGATTCAATTGCGCGAGGCGTTGGCCACGGGCCCGGCGCCGCGCGCCGCAGTTTTGCTTTATGCCCAATTCCACGACGAGCGCAATCCGTTCCTGCGGCAGCGCCGCAAGATGGTTGCCCCCTTCAACCGTCTTGGCCCTTTGACGCAGCCATACGCGCAGCTAGGCGCCGACGGCACATTGCGCGTCGGCATGGCCGATTCGGTATATCGCGAACCCCCTCTCTTGCGTCATTCGGCGCTCGTAAACGCCTTGGACGAATGGTGGAATCGCGGCGAAGCAAATCGCACGCCGGTCCGCGAAATCTCGCGTCGCCTATTGCTCGAGTTCGCGCAAGTAGCAAAACAGCGCCAGGTCGCATCCTGCGTCGCGGGCATCCAGCCCAGCACCAAAACGCAAGTGATGCTCGAAGCCTGTCGCCAGGCGGGCGTCGCCACGCTCGATATCTCCTTTAATTACGAGCGCGACGACAACTGGAATCCCGCCGATCGCTGGCATCCCAGTCTGCGAGCCAACGAAGAGATGGCGGAACGCCTTGAACTAGGGTTGGCATCGCAAATCCTGTTCGACGATCAACAACAACGCCTGGCCGTCGATCCCACCGATCCGCTAACGAACCTCTATTGTGGCGTGCATCGCCTCTCGGCAGGAGCTGGCGATGCCCGCGACTGCCTGCGGCGGGCGGCCGACTCGTTGCCGACAGATTATCGTTCGCGCTATTGGTTGGGCATGTCGTTCGCTAACGAGGAGCCGGTTCAATTCGAGTTGGCCGAACGCGAGTTGCGAGCCTCAATCGGCTTGGCGCCAGAATCCGCGGAATCGCATGCGTCCTTGGGCCAACTCTTGAGTCGGCAAGGAAAGCAACACGAAGCGGTCGAACTACTCCATGCGGCACTCGTGCTCCGCCCTAGAATGCCGCACGCCGAAAACGAGCTGGCTTGGTTATGGGCGACTTGCAGCGACGAGCAAATCCGCCGGCCGCAGGAGGCGGTGGCGCTCGCCCAGTCCGCATGCCGCCAAACGCAAGGCAGCATACCCTCTTATCTCGATACCCTGGCGGCCGCGTTGGCGGCAACCGGCGAATTTGAACAGGCGGCAAACACCGCCCGCCAAGCGCTGCGACTCGCCCAGCAGCAAGGTCAAGAGTCGGAATTCATCCGCCAGCGGCTGCGGCTCTACGAGCAGCGGCTTCCTTATCGCTCGCCAAGAATGCCGCTGCTTCCGCAGATCGGCGGCTAA
- a CDS encoding CPBP family intramembrane metalloprotease, whose protein sequence is MPAARRSRYVFIALEAGCALLAVGLGWLLGVDLWKRVDWSPKVLALGTFGAVPILLVAAGVARSNWTPIRRLMRLVDELIVPFFGGWSVWEMALVSAAAGVGEELLFRGVLQSFVEERLGVVAAITIASVVFGLAHYLTTAYAALALMIGVYLGWLYLVTGNLAVPMVAHGVYDFLALVWLTRFGKAPRVVSDLRGEMEPANEKGVPTPFGESGRHS, encoded by the coding sequence ATGCCAGCCGCGCGACGAAGCCGCTATGTGTTCATTGCCCTGGAGGCCGGTTGCGCGCTATTGGCCGTTGGCCTCGGCTGGCTGTTGGGAGTTGATCTCTGGAAGCGGGTGGATTGGTCGCCCAAGGTTCTGGCATTGGGCACTTTTGGCGCCGTGCCGATCCTGCTCGTCGCCGCTGGCGTGGCGCGATCGAATTGGACGCCGATTCGGCGCCTGATGCGTCTGGTGGACGAACTGATCGTGCCGTTCTTTGGCGGCTGGTCGGTCTGGGAGATGGCGCTCGTCTCGGCCGCGGCGGGCGTTGGCGAAGAACTGCTGTTTCGCGGCGTGCTGCAATCGTTCGTGGAAGAACGTTTGGGAGTTGTGGCGGCGATCACAATCGCGAGCGTGGTCTTTGGACTGGCGCATTACCTGACCACGGCCTACGCGGCGCTGGCGCTAATGATTGGCGTCTATCTGGGATGGCTGTATCTCGTGACGGGCAACCTGGCTGTGCCGATGGTCGCTCATGGGGTCTACGACTTCTTGGCGCTGGTCTGGCTGACGCGGTTCGGCAAGGCGCCGCGAGTTGTGTCTGACTTGCGCGGCGAAATGGAGCCAGCGAACGAAAAAGGCGTCCCGACTCCTTTTGGGGAATCGGGACGCCACTCGTAG
- a CDS encoding tetratricopeptide repeat protein has translation MPARAAVVSTAPVVGARASLRWLEFSGSRAQVAFLSFLLFAAVVLANWPAVGGDWVWDDATAIRGNRFITESSGLAHVWFSIQQPDYWPVSYSLLWLEWRIWGDDPIGYRLVNFLLHGINAVLVWQLCQRLRVPAAWLCGLFFAVHPLTVEAVNWIIQCKTLLATGFSLASMIVALAAYDSRRARPYIAALALFILAMLSKTSAVTIPIVLVILIAWRQRRLTRFDLGFVAPFFLVSLVLGAVGLWFQQSQAIGENIIRQDGALSRLALSAWAVWFYLGKALLPINLSFVYPLWKPAIANPLTWLPLVALVAILVALWMLRKRIGLAPLVALGVYLAALLPVLGVVNIFFMRYSLVADHWQYPALPAVIALLVGLGGHWAARVRWARLALPLAAAAVCAALVLQSRARAEIFGAPSNETLWLDTLAKNPTSSMANNNLGALRIAQSRWTEAKQLLETSVRLLPNDVESRVNLARAYYTLGERQAARDQFAAALLLNRQSTAALTGLGQIAADLGEDAAAAKYHQDALAIDPHSADAMTGIGVIYGKRNEFAAAEEWFRRAAASDPRNASARVNLGLSLLKQERFAEAEHELRKSIELFPMMIEGRLLLSEALIRQGKINAAIVSLTSASQLHPNSARLRQALGLALAMVGRRQEAVTHLRDALRINPNLPGAAEQLSNIQRAIGAGARP, from the coding sequence ATGCCTGCTCGTGCCGCCGTTGTTTCAACCGCTCCCGTTGTTGGCGCGCGGGCTTCGCTTCGCTGGCTGGAGTTTTCTGGTTCGCGAGCGCAGGTCGCTTTTCTTTCGTTCTTGCTGTTCGCAGCGGTCGTTCTGGCCAACTGGCCCGCCGTCGGCGGCGACTGGGTTTGGGACGACGCCACCGCGATTCGCGGCAACCGCTTCATTACCGAAAGCTCTGGCCTCGCGCATGTCTGGTTCTCCATTCAGCAACCAGACTATTGGCCGGTGAGCTATTCGCTCCTCTGGCTAGAGTGGCGAATCTGGGGCGACGACCCAATCGGCTATCGACTGGTGAATTTTCTGTTGCACGGCATCAACGCCGTTTTGGTTTGGCAGCTATGCCAGCGCTTGCGCGTGCCTGCCGCTTGGCTGTGCGGCCTCTTCTTTGCGGTCCACCCGCTGACCGTGGAAGCGGTGAATTGGATCATTCAGTGCAAGACCCTGCTCGCCACCGGTTTTTCGCTGGCGTCCATGATCGTCGCTCTGGCGGCTTACGACTCGCGTCGTGCCCGCCCGTATATTGCCGCATTGGCGCTATTCATCCTGGCGATGCTCAGTAAGACCAGCGCTGTGACCATTCCCATCGTCCTTGTCATCCTCATCGCTTGGCGTCAGCGGCGACTCACCCGGTTTGATCTCGGCTTTGTCGCTCCCTTTTTCCTGGTTTCCTTGGTTCTCGGCGCTGTTGGTCTCTGGTTTCAGCAGTCACAGGCCATTGGCGAAAACATCATTCGCCAAGATGGCGCCCTGTCCCGTCTGGCGCTCTCAGCCTGGGCGGTCTGGTTCTATCTCGGCAAGGCGCTGCTACCCATCAACCTGTCGTTCGTCTATCCCTTGTGGAAGCCAGCGATCGCCAATCCCCTCACCTGGCTGCCGCTCGTGGCCCTCGTCGCGATCCTGGTCGCCTTATGGATGCTTCGCAAACGGATCGGCTTGGCGCCCTTAGTGGCGCTCGGCGTCTATCTCGCCGCGCTGCTCCCCGTATTGGGCGTCGTCAACATCTTCTTCATGCGCTATTCCCTGGTGGCCGACCACTGGCAATATCCAGCTCTGCCCGCGGTGATCGCGCTGCTGGTTGGGCTTGGCGGTCATTGGGCGGCTCGGGTTCGCTGGGCGCGCTTGGCACTCCCGCTGGCAGCCGCGGCGGTTTGCGCGGCGCTGGTCCTACAGTCACGCGCTCGAGCCGAGATTTTTGGCGCCCCGTCGAACGAAACCCTTTGGCTCGACACCCTCGCCAAGAATCCCACCTCGTCGATGGCCAACAACAACTTGGGCGCGCTGCGCATCGCCCAGTCGCGTTGGACCGAAGCCAAGCAACTGCTGGAAACTTCGGTCCGGCTGTTGCCCAACGATGTCGAGAGTCGCGTCAATCTGGCGCGCGCCTACTATACGCTCGGCGAGCGCCAGGCGGCCCGCGATCAATTCGCCGCCGCGCTGCTGCTCAATCGCCAATCGACCGCCGCGCTTACCGGTTTGGGCCAGATCGCCGCCGATCTCGGGGAAGATGCCGCCGCGGCCAAGTACCACCAGGATGCGCTGGCCATCGATCCCCATAGTGCCGACGCGATGACCGGAATCGGCGTGATCTATGGCAAGCGCAACGAGTTCGCCGCGGCCGAAGAGTGGTTTCGTCGCGCGGCGGCCAGCGATCCCAGAAATGCCTCGGCCCGCGTGAATCTTGGTCTTTCGCTGCTCAAACAAGAGCGCTTCGCGGAGGCCGAGCACGAACTGCGCAAGTCGATCGAACTGTTTCCCATGATGATCGAGGGCCGCCTGCTGCTAAGCGAGGCCTTGATTCGACAAGGCAAAATCAACGCGGCCATCGTATCGCTCACCAGCGCGTCGCAGTTGCATCCCAACTCGGCCCGGCTGCGCCAGGCGCTTGGGCTGGCGCTGGCGATGGTCGGCCGCCGTCAGGAAGCGGTGACCCACCTACGCGACGCGTTGCGGATCAATCCCAACTTGCCCGGCGCCGCCGAGCAATTATCAAATATCCAGCGTGCGATTGGGGCCGGCGCTCGTCCTTGA